One genomic window of Tripterygium wilfordii isolate XIE 37 unplaced genomic scaffold, ASM1340144v1 ctg31, whole genome shotgun sequence includes the following:
- the LOC119994939 gene encoding leucine-rich repeat receptor-like protein kinase PXC1, whose amino-acid sequence MNGPHFLLSLLFLLFSPSLALSPNDTNALTLFRLQTDTHANLLANWTGGDACSASWSGVKCSTTGRVESLFLPSLDLRGPIDSLSLLDQLRVLDLHSNRLNSTILPITNCTNLKLLYLSGNDFSGEIPQEISSLKRLLRLDLSTNNIHGEIPRDLLNLSRLLTLRLQNNEISGRIPDLSAALPNLKELNVSNNELYGRLPEGMLKKFGDRTFSGNEGLCGSGSLPPCSFTETPPVNGSSETVPSNPSSIPQTPLLGEDKNRTRKGLRPGAIVAIVVANCVVLLVVISFVVAYLCGRHGSSESKVGSEKRRSSYGSEKKVYANGGGDSDGTNATDRSKLVFYDKRKPFELEDLLRASAEMLGKGSLGTVYKAVLDDGCSVAVKRLKDANPCARKEFEQYMDVIGKIKHPNIVRLRAYYYAKEEKLLVYDHLPNGSLHSLLHENRGPGRIPLDWTTRISLVLGAARGLARIHEEYGGKIPHGNVKSSNVLLDKNGVALISDFGLSLLLNPAHAIARLGGYKAPEQSEIKRLSHKADVYSFGVLLLEVLTGRAPAQYPSPTRPRVDEEEQAIDLPKWVRSVVKEEWTAEVFDQELLRYKNIEEELVSMLHVGLACVAPLPEKRPTMPEVVKLIEDIRVEQSPLGEDYDESRNSLSPSLATTEDGLAGY is encoded by the exons ATGAACGGACCTCACTTCCTACTCTCGCTTCTCTTCCTGCTCTTTTCACCGTCTCTCGCTTTATCCCCAAACGACACTAATGCCCTTACCCTCTTCCGTCTCCAGACCGACACACATGCAAACCTCCTCGCCAATTGGACAGGCGGTGATGCCTGCTCTGCATCATGGAGCGGCGTCAAGTGCTCCACCACTGGACGCGTCGAATCACTGTTTCTTCCTTCTTTAGACCTTCGGGGTCCGATtgactctctttctctcctcgaCCAACTGCGGGTGCTTGACCTCCACAGCAACCGCCTCAACAGCACCATTTTGCCTATCACCAACTGTACTAATCTCAAGCTTCTGTACCTTTCCGGAAATGATTTCTCCGGCGAAATTCCGCAGGAGATTTCATCCCTCAAGCGCCTCCTCCGGCTCGATTTGTCGACTAACAACATTCACGGCGAGATTCCCCGGGATTTGTTAAACCTGAGCAGACTCCTCACCCTCAGGTTACAGAACAACGAAATCTCGGGTCGGATTCCGGATCTTTCTGCAGCACTTCCCAATCTTAAAGAGCTTAATGTATCAAACAACGAACTGTACGGGCGATTGCCGGAAGGAATGTTGAAGAAATTCGGCGATCGAACTTTCTCTGGGAACGAAGGGCTTTGTGGATCCGGCTCGTTGCCTCCGTGTTCCTTCACGGAGACGCCCCCTGTAAATGGTTCTTCTGAAACCGTGCCGTCTAACCCCAGCTCGATTCCTCAAACACCATTACTCGGAGAAGACAAGAATCGAACACGAAAAGGACTAAGACCCGGTGCTATTGTGGCAATTGTGGTTGCCAATTGTGTGGTACTTTTGGTGGTGATATCCTTTGTCGTCGCCTATCTCTGCGGCAGACATGGAAGTAGTGAATCGAAAGTAGGGAGTGAAAAGAGGAGAAGCAGCTATGGGAGTGAAAAGAAGGTTTATGCCAACGGTGGTGGAGATAGTGACGGTACAAATGCCACGGATCGGAGCAAGCTTGTGTTCTACGACAAGAGAAAGCCATTTGAGCTGGAGGATTTGTTGCGGGCATCTGCGGAGATGCTCGGGAAAGGAAGCCTGGGTACTGTGTACAAGGCAGTCCTCGACGATGGGTGTTCGGTGGCCGTGAAGAGGCTCAAGGACGCTAACCCTTGTGCCAGGAAGGAATTCGAGCAATACATGGATGTAATAGGGAAAATTAAGCATCCAAACATCGTGAGGCTGAGGGCTTACTATTATGCCAAGGAAGAGAAGCTCCTTGTCTATGATCATCTTCCCAATGGAAGCTTGCATTCACTTCTTCATG AAAACAGGGGTCCAGGGAGAATCCCATTGGATTGGACGACGAGGATAAGCTTGGTGTTAGGTGCAGCTCGGGGACTTGCTCGAATTCATGAAGAGTATGGTGGAAAAATTCCACATGGAAATGTGAAATCCTCAAATGTGTTGCTTGACAAGAATGGCGTGGCTTTGATTTCTGATTTCGGATTATCGCTCCTGTTGAATCCAGCTCATGCAATAGCAAGATTGGGAGGGTACAAGGCTCCTGAACAGTCAGAAATCAAGAGGCTCTCGCACAAGGCTGATGTCTATAGCTTTGGGGTCTTATTGCTGGAAGTTCTTACAGGAAGGGCACCAGCTCAGTACCCTTCCCCCACACGTCCACGCGTGGATGAAGAGGAACAGGCTATTGATCTCCCAAAATGGGTACGATCAGTAGTGAAGGAAGAGTGGACGGCAGAAGTGTTCGATCAGGAACTTCTGAGGTATAAGAACATTGAGGAGGAGCTTGTGTCAATGCTTCATGTGGGGTTGGCTTGTGTAGCCCCATTGCCTGAAAAGAGGCCAACAATGCCTGAAGTGGTGAAGCTGATTGAGGACATCAGGGTGGAACAATCTCCTTTAGGAGAAGATTACGATGAATCGCGCAATTCGCTCTCACCTTCCCTTGCCACCACCGAAGATGGATTGGCTGGATATTGA